A window from Psychrobium sp. MM17-31 encodes these proteins:
- a CDS encoding alpha/beta fold hydrolase, protein MSSKIYFSDSKKRSMGFHVIRAISSVLNKAAPKFALKQAEKILLTPAKGRKQAAMPEGMKVEQVSGVAGQLQQYSLGQGDIVILTHGWSGSASQFFPLMEKIAQAGYQAIAFDHYGHGKSSGKIANLPLFIKGVRDVVALHGKENIRCIVSHSMGTVSALNLPKDIPQVLIAPIFGFYDSLRKSVFDSGISPKLFERLLAHIEGSHQIMFKDAVSEQHIGLVEQPLHIIHDEEDRFAPFAGSASMNKQHEHIRLYPTQGHGHGRVINSEQTWQVVEALLKESA, encoded by the coding sequence ATGAGTAGTAAAATTTATTTTTCAGACAGTAAAAAACGCTCGATGGGTTTTCATGTAATTCGCGCTATTTCTAGTGTTTTAAACAAGGCTGCCCCGAAATTTGCGTTAAAACAGGCGGAGAAGATTCTGTTAACGCCTGCAAAAGGCCGTAAACAAGCGGCGATGCCTGAAGGGATGAAAGTAGAACAAGTCAGTGGCGTCGCTGGTCAACTGCAGCAATATAGTCTTGGTCAAGGTGATATTGTGATTTTAACCCATGGCTGGTCAGGGAGTGCGAGTCAGTTTTTCCCGCTAATGGAAAAGATTGCGCAAGCGGGTTATCAAGCCATCGCCTTTGATCATTATGGACACGGAAAAAGTAGCGGTAAGATTGCAAACTTACCATTGTTTATTAAAGGCGTGCGAGATGTTGTCGCGCTGCACGGCAAAGAAAATATCCGCTGTATCGTTAGTCATTCAATGGGCACCGTATCGGCGTTAAATCTACCAAAAGACATTCCACAAGTATTAATCGCCCCTATCTTTGGGTTCTATGATTCATTGCGTAAAAGTGTGTTTGACAGCGGTATTTCACCTAAATTGTTTGAACGCCTGCTCGCACATATTGAAGGGAGTCACCAAATCATGTTCAAGGATGCGGTGTCTGAACAGCACATAGGTTTGGTTGAGCAACCGCTACACATTATTCATGATGAAGAGGATCGATTTGCTCCTTTTGCTGGCAGTGCATCGATGAATAAGCAGCACGAGCACATCAGACTTTATCCTACGCAAGGTCATGGTCACGGACGCGTAATTAATAGCGAGCAAACGTGGCAAGTGGTGGAAGCTTTATTAAAAGAAAGTGCCTAG
- a CDS encoding tRNA (adenine(22)-N(1))-methyltransferase TrmK, whose translation MFKLSHRLQTLESLAKNQYNAIWDCCCDHGHLGMSLLTKFSDYEVAPKIHFVDIVPQLMTSIESKLTRFYPQQQFNWQVHCQDLNQLILEKCEEQQLVVIAGVGGVLTAEFVTNIMQNNTQQKLDLLLCPVNDCHLLRQTLSKLGLSLKSEQVITENKRFYEVILVTNSLQSTFSSRDIGPISVIGDEMWHSECEIQQHINQAYLTKVLAHLQRTQLNAAPTDRRYSDIIAQYQSLQSSFKDKLHDC comes from the coding sequence GTGTTCAAACTTAGCCATCGACTTCAAACCCTCGAATCACTAGCCAAAAACCAATACAACGCTATTTGGGATTGCTGCTGCGATCACGGCCATCTTGGCATGAGTTTATTGACTAAATTTAGTGACTACGAGGTTGCTCCAAAAATCCACTTTGTCGATATTGTGCCGCAGCTAATGACTAGTATTGAAAGCAAGCTAACTCGCTTTTATCCGCAGCAGCAGTTTAACTGGCAAGTGCACTGTCAGGATCTCAATCAGCTGATTTTAGAAAAATGTGAAGAGCAACAACTCGTTGTCATCGCAGGGGTTGGTGGTGTGTTAACGGCCGAGTTCGTCACTAATATAATGCAAAATAATACGCAGCAGAAATTAGATTTACTACTATGCCCTGTTAACGATTGTCACCTTTTACGGCAAACCCTTAGCAAACTTGGTTTGTCGTTAAAATCTGAGCAAGTAATTACTGAAAATAAGCGTTTCTACGAAGTAATCTTGGTGACTAATTCACTTCAATCTACTTTTTCATCACGAGACATTGGGCCTATCTCAGTCATTGGTGATGAGATGTGGCATAGCGAATGTGAAATACAACAACACATCAACCAAGCCTATCTCACCAAGGTATTGGCGCACCTCCAACGCACTCAACTAAATGCTGCGCCAACCGATAGGCGTTATAGCGATATCATCGCTCAATATCAATCACTACAATCGTCTTTTAAGGACAAATTACATGACTGCTAA
- a CDS encoding cobalamin-binding protein, translating to MITRLKQLWLIASLFAGTTSWAVANDNYPQRIIALSPHAVEMLYAIGAGDKIVATISHADYPEAAKAIEVIGDYRGITLEKLISLKPDLVVTWPSGNKFNQIEQIKKLGFKVLASDPTTLDEIASDIRSLGKATGNQTQAEQVANRFEQDLAKITAQYQWRKPVKVFYQLWSKPLMTISGDSWISQFISRCGGINVFKNADSPYPKVSTENVLLTGAEVILVPEDKNTRGHELYDWQHWQLLPAVKNDHIYHPDAKVLHRPTTRVLTPMKEVCEFIEKAR from the coding sequence TTGATTACTAGATTAAAACAACTATGGCTTATCGCCAGCTTATTTGCCGGGACCACAAGCTGGGCAGTAGCTAACGATAACTATCCACAGCGCATTATTGCCTTATCGCCGCACGCCGTTGAAATGCTTTATGCGATTGGCGCTGGTGATAAAATCGTAGCCACTATTTCCCATGCCGACTACCCAGAAGCCGCCAAAGCAATTGAAGTGATTGGTGATTATCGCGGCATTACCTTAGAAAAGCTCATTAGCTTAAAGCCCGATCTGGTAGTGACTTGGCCGAGCGGCAATAAATTTAATCAAATCGAGCAAATTAAAAAACTTGGCTTTAAGGTATTAGCGTCCGATCCCACAACGCTAGATGAAATCGCTAGTGATATTCGCAGCCTAGGTAAAGCCACAGGCAATCAAACTCAGGCGGAGCAAGTCGCCAACAGGTTCGAGCAAGATTTAGCAAAAATCACCGCCCAATACCAATGGCGCAAGCCCGTTAAAGTGTTTTATCAATTGTGGTCAAAACCACTGATGACCATTAGCGGCGATAGCTGGATCAGCCAATTTATTTCACGTTGTGGCGGTATTAACGTGTTTAAGAACGCTGATAGCCCGTATCCGAAGGTCAGTACTGAGAACGTGTTACTGACAGGTGCAGAGGTTATTTTAGTACCAGAAGATAAAAACACCCGCGGCCATGAGCTCTACGACTGGCAACATTGGCAATTATTACCCGCTGTAAAGAATGACCACATCTATCATCCTGATGCTAAGGTGCTTCACCGCCCAACAACACGGGTACTCACGCCGATGAAAGAGGTGTGTGAGTTTATAGAAAAAGCTAGGTAA
- the ykgO gene encoding type B 50S ribosomal protein L36, protein MKVLSSLKSAKSRHPKCQIVKRRGKLYVICKENPRLKARQR, encoded by the coding sequence ATGAAAGTATTGTCATCACTAAAGTCGGCCAAAAGCCGTCACCCGAAGTGTCAAATCGTTAAACGTCGCGGCAAGCTTTATGTTATTTGTAAAGAAAATCCACGACTAAAAGCGCGCCAGCGTTAA
- a CDS encoding TetR/AcrR family transcriptional regulator encodes MVDKGKKTKQQILETALLMATETSLNDLTIGGLAVATGMSKSGLFAHFKSKENLQLEVLRHAHGLFRKTIIEPTMTIEDPLTRLMSMCDCWLDWYERQAKTCIFISAAVEFDDQEGAVHDKICRDLALWLDHLNYTVEQVIAAKQFKEGTDSQQFVYELYSLYLGTQSMVWVGVEDNQHSRFKRALSDLIARYRS; translated from the coding sequence ATGGTTGATAAAGGCAAAAAAACAAAGCAACAGATTTTAGAAACAGCGCTGCTGATGGCGACTGAGACTAGTCTCAATGATCTGACAATTGGTGGGCTTGCTGTGGCGACGGGGATGTCTAAGTCTGGACTCTTTGCGCATTTTAAATCGAAAGAGAATTTGCAGTTGGAAGTGTTGCGTCATGCGCATGGTTTGTTTCGAAAAACTATTATTGAGCCGACGATGACGATTGAAGATCCGCTAACACGGCTAATGAGCATGTGTGATTGTTGGCTTGATTGGTATGAGCGTCAGGCTAAGACCTGCATCTTTATTTCTGCGGCGGTAGAGTTTGACGATCAAGAGGGGGCAGTTCACGACAAAATTTGTCGTGATTTGGCACTTTGGCTCGATCATCTCAATTACACCGTTGAACAAGTGATTGCGGCTAAGCAGTTTAAAGAAGGCACTGATTCACAGCAATTTGTTTATGAGTTGTATTCATTGTATTTGGGGACGCAAAGCATGGTGTGGGTTGGCGTAGAAGACAATCAGCACAGCAGGTTTAAACGGGCACTTAGCGATCTTATTGCTCGCTATCGGAGTTAA
- a CDS encoding iron ABC transporter permease, which produces MTKTLSITMLLFISCALSIVAALSQGAIAIDFHDVIGSLIPALANGPIDPIITQIVTELRLPRILLALLSGAGLAIAGATLQQVTRNPLADPFLFGISAGASFGAVIVLTTLTNLAILWLPIGAFVGGLLSVAMVLFIAGRSSYQQIERMLLAGVASSFMFSAATSAILYQSDPQAAASILFWTLGSFSQAQWDQLLWPTLVISLSIIVFFAYSRQVLAISGGDENATTLGVSVSKVRLLMLVLSSLICAVIVANAGGIAFVGLLIPHVVRLTLGQRMLNNYFIIALLGATFMILVDLAARTLIPNQEVPLGIITSAIGSIFFLFILKQRRQY; this is translated from the coding sequence ATGACTAAAACGCTCTCCATCACTATGTTGCTGTTTATCAGCTGCGCATTATCGATTGTCGCAGCCTTAAGCCAAGGGGCGATCGCCATTGACTTTCACGATGTAATCGGCTCACTGATTCCTGCATTGGCCAACGGTCCAATTGACCCAATTATTACGCAAATCGTTACCGAGCTGCGATTACCACGTATTTTATTGGCGCTGTTATCAGGTGCTGGACTTGCCATTGCAGGTGCCACTTTACAACAAGTAACCCGCAATCCGCTGGCGGATCCATTTTTATTTGGTATTTCAGCGGGCGCGTCCTTCGGTGCCGTTATCGTGTTAACCACCCTAACCAATCTCGCCATTTTATGGTTACCAATTGGCGCCTTTGTCGGTGGTTTACTGTCGGTGGCCATGGTGTTATTTATTGCAGGACGCAGCAGTTATCAGCAAATCGAGCGTATGCTACTTGCCGGTGTAGCCAGCTCATTTATGTTTAGTGCCGCCACCAGCGCTATTTTATATCAAAGCGATCCGCAGGCCGCCGCCTCCATTTTATTTTGGACACTTGGCAGTTTTTCCCAAGCACAATGGGATCAATTATTGTGGCCAACGCTAGTTATTAGCCTCAGCATCATTGTATTTTTCGCCTATTCTCGCCAAGTACTTGCCATCTCTGGCGGTGATGAAAATGCCACAACCTTGGGCGTTTCCGTATCGAAAGTCCGATTATTAATGCTAGTGCTAAGTTCGCTTATCTGTGCGGTTATCGTCGCCAATGCCGGTGGCATTGCTTTTGTTGGATTACTGATCCCTCATGTCGTGCGCCTAACCTTGGGCCAACGCATGTTAAACAATTACTTTATTATTGCCTTACTCGGCGCAACCTTTATGATTTTGGTGGACTTGGCAGCACGTACGCTGATTCCCAATCAAGAAGTGCCATTGGGAATTATTACCAGCGCCATCGGTAGTATCTTTTTTCTGTTTATTCTTAAACAACGCCGTCAATACTAA
- a CDS encoding NUDIX hydrolase, protein MTANVRVGVAAIIIHQGKILLGERIGSHGANTWATPGGHLEFFESVEQCAKREVFEETGLNIHSIEQLGFTNDIFSDENKHYITLYVIAKSDNNHPQIMEPNKCKGWQWFELSQLPKPLFEPMHNLLADQKLIHELREHLKFTNDN, encoded by the coding sequence ATGACTGCTAATGTTCGTGTCGGCGTTGCCGCCATCATTATTCATCAGGGAAAAATCTTACTCGGCGAGCGCATTGGTTCCCACGGTGCCAACACTTGGGCAACGCCCGGTGGCCACCTCGAGTTTTTCGAGTCAGTCGAGCAATGTGCTAAGCGAGAAGTGTTTGAGGAAACGGGCCTTAACATTCACAGCATTGAACAACTCGGCTTTACCAATGATATTTTCAGTGACGAAAATAAACACTACATCACCCTTTATGTGATAGCGAAAAGTGATAACAATCACCCGCAAATTATGGAGCCAAACAAGTGCAAAGGCTGGCAATGGTTTGAATTATCACAACTACCAAAGCCGCTATTCGAACCCATGCATAATTTATTGGCCGACCAAAAACTCATACACGAGCTGAGGGAACATTTAAAATTTACAAATGATAATTAA
- the cobT gene encoding nicotinate-nucleotide--dimethylbenzimidazole phosphoribosyltransferase — MDFIAPLNKAKQPLIEARINNKTKPLGSLGQLESLAIQLALILDADNPQIEKPTQLVFAGDHGVSKLGISIAGPEVTGQMVANFCHGGAAINAFCSQNDMQLFVVDCGTVVEQPDHPMLIKQRIDSTTKAFNTAPAMTDDQAQQAIDFGKQAAVKALATGANVIGIGEMGIGNTTSAAAIMHFITKQEIDYCVGQGTGVDKQTIALKKQIIMKAASLHRNNLDDAFSVLTQVGGFEIAQMVGAMLAIAEAGKVIIVDGFISTAAALVASQMSEHVRDYMIFSHCSYELGHTLMLKELDAEPVLDLNLRLGEGSGCPLALPILRSALAFYNHMASFEQASISVVQPE, encoded by the coding sequence ATGGACTTTATCGCCCCGCTCAACAAAGCAAAACAACCGCTTATCGAGGCGCGTATTAACAATAAAACCAAGCCCTTAGGCTCTTTAGGGCAGCTTGAATCACTTGCAATACAACTGGCACTTATACTTGACGCGGACAACCCGCAAATTGAAAAACCAACACAATTGGTATTTGCAGGCGATCACGGCGTAAGTAAATTAGGTATTTCCATTGCTGGCCCCGAAGTGACGGGACAAATGGTGGCTAACTTTTGTCATGGCGGCGCGGCTATTAATGCGTTTTGTAGCCAAAACGATATGCAATTGTTCGTGGTCGATTGCGGCACAGTTGTCGAGCAACCTGATCACCCAATGCTTATCAAACAACGTATCGATAGCACGACCAAAGCCTTTAATACCGCGCCCGCGATGACAGATGATCAAGCACAGCAAGCTATCGATTTTGGTAAACAAGCGGCAGTAAAAGCGCTAGCAACAGGTGCCAACGTCATTGGAATTGGTGAAATGGGCATTGGCAACACCACCTCCGCGGCGGCGATTATGCATTTTATTACCAAGCAAGAAATCGACTATTGCGTCGGTCAAGGCACCGGTGTCGACAAGCAAACCATCGCCCTTAAAAAACAAATTATCATGAAAGCCGCCAGCCTTCATCGCAATAATTTAGACGATGCCTTTTCAGTGCTAACACAGGTTGGTGGTTTTGAAATCGCGCAAATGGTAGGAGCAATGTTAGCCATTGCGGAAGCGGGCAAGGTCATTATTGTCGACGGCTTTATTTCTACTGCTGCAGCATTGGTTGCCAGTCAAATGTCTGAGCATGTGCGGGATTACATGATCTTTAGCCACTGCTCTTATGAACTTGGCCACACCTTAATGCTCAAAGAGCTCGATGCCGAGCCTGTGTTAGATCTTAACTTGCGCCTCGGTGAAGGCAGCGGCTGCCCATTGGCACTGCCAATTTTGCGCAGTGCATTGGCATTTTACAACCATATGGCCAGTTTCGAACAAGCCAGTATTAGCGTCGTTCAACCGGAATAA
- a CDS encoding type B 50S ribosomal protein L31 has protein sequence MRPNIHPEYRKVLFHDVSVDAYFLVGSTIKTDKEKVWEEDGNTYPYVTLDVSSESHPFYTGQQKQTNTEGRAASFSLRFGKMFSKKGK, from the coding sequence ATGAGACCCAATATCCACCCAGAATATCGCAAGGTGTTATTTCACGATGTATCTGTTGATGCTTACTTCTTAGTAGGTTCGACTATTAAAACTGATAAAGAAAAAGTTTGGGAAGAAGATGGCAATACTTATCCGTATGTCACCTTAGACGTATCAAGCGAATCGCATCCGTTCTATACAGGTCAGCAAAAACAAACCAATACCGAAGGTCGAGCTGCAAGCTTTAGCCTACGCTTTGGCAAAATGTTCTCTAAGAAAGGAAAATAG
- a CDS encoding ABC transporter ATP-binding protein → MPSIIDIKQLCWHIDHKTILDKVSLTIDKGNFVGVIGVNGSGKTSLLRSIYRVLKPTSGQVHINGEDIWRQSSIDVAKQIAVVSQSNTPLPYQVRDVIAMGLIPHKKLFEQTSAQDKQQINLAIEQLDLQHLTTNNFDTLSGGEQQRVLIARAMVQLDYQGDLHNRLLVMDEPTNHLDIHYQIDLLKRVKQLGCTVLVSLHDLNMASAHCDEIILIDNGKIIAKGTPEVVLTPQIISDVYQVEVDVISHPRHQRPHLLFSEQKVSERKAGEKKVNEKRGSASND, encoded by the coding sequence ATGCCATCCATTATCGACATCAAGCAGCTGTGCTGGCACATCGACCACAAAACCATTCTCGATAAAGTAAGTTTAACTATCGACAAGGGTAACTTTGTTGGTGTTATTGGTGTTAATGGCAGCGGCAAAACGAGTCTTTTACGCAGTATTTATCGGGTATTAAAGCCCACATCCGGACAAGTTCATATTAATGGTGAGGATATTTGGCGACAATCATCCATCGACGTTGCCAAGCAAATTGCGGTAGTGAGTCAATCAAACACCCCATTGCCCTATCAAGTACGCGATGTTATTGCGATGGGGTTAATTCCTCACAAAAAATTGTTTGAACAAACCAGCGCACAAGACAAACAGCAAATCAATTTGGCAATCGAGCAGCTCGATTTACAGCATTTAACAACCAATAATTTCGACACCCTATCGGGCGGCGAGCAACAGCGTGTGCTTATTGCCAGAGCCATGGTGCAACTCGATTATCAAGGTGACTTGCACAACCGTTTATTGGTGATGGACGAGCCCACTAATCATCTGGATATTCACTATCAAATCGATTTACTCAAACGAGTAAAACAACTTGGCTGCACAGTTTTGGTTTCACTGCACGATCTCAACATGGCAAGCGCCCACTGCGATGAAATCATTTTGATCGACAATGGCAAAATTATCGCTAAAGGTACACCCGAAGTCGTGTTAACACCGCAGATAATCAGCGATGTTTATCAAGTGGAAGTCGATGTTATTTCTCACCCTCGCCACCAGCGCCCTCATCTGCTTTTTAGTGAACAGAAAGTTAGTGAAAGAAAAGCTGGTGAAAAGAAAGTGAATGAAAAAAGAGGGAGCGCAAGTAATGACTAA
- a CDS encoding adenosylcobinamide-GDP ribazoletransferase, whose product MSAEQQSTNPIKHQWRLWCIALGFFTRIPVKEIPNFQQAWLNQASRYYGLVGLLVGAIAALTWYLTSQLWPLAISVILSMIASVLVTGGFHEDGLADTWDGFGGGWSLEQKLTIMKDSRLGTYGALALILAVLLKFQLLVSLTQYNLDWLNLNLIIVALLVGHCLSRVTAVSLIFDQTYVRDIDSSKVKPMTESQSATEIIVLLLSGLLPLALLPWQLSLMLVATLILCRQLIVLWYNKQLGGYTGDLLGQAQQISELVIYLTLLAYYS is encoded by the coding sequence ATGAGTGCCGAGCAGCAATCGACGAATCCGATTAAACACCAATGGCGTTTATGGTGCATCGCTTTGGGATTTTTTACCCGTATTCCGGTTAAAGAAATTCCTAATTTTCAGCAAGCATGGCTCAATCAAGCCAGTCGTTATTACGGGCTGGTAGGGTTATTAGTTGGCGCGATTGCAGCGCTGACATGGTATCTCACCAGCCAATTATGGCCATTAGCGATTAGCGTGATCTTATCGATGATCGCCAGCGTATTAGTCACAGGCGGTTTTCACGAAGATGGCCTTGCTGATACGTGGGACGGTTTTGGCGGTGGCTGGAGCCTTGAGCAAAAGCTCACTATTATGAAAGACTCCCGCTTGGGTACGTATGGCGCACTGGCACTTATCTTAGCGGTATTACTCAAGTTTCAATTATTGGTCAGCCTAACCCAATACAACCTAGATTGGCTCAACCTCAATTTAATTATCGTCGCTTTACTGGTGGGTCATTGTTTAAGCCGAGTCACCGCGGTGAGCCTGATCTTTGATCAAACCTATGTCCGTGATATAGATTCAAGCAAAGTAAAACCGATGACCGAGTCACAAAGTGCCACCGAAATCATCGTGTTATTGTTAAGTGGACTTTTGCCACTAGCCCTGCTGCCATGGCAGCTTTCCCTGATGTTAGTAGCGACCTTAATCCTTTGTCGCCAACTTATTGTGCTTTGGTACAACAAACAATTAGGCGGTTATACCGGCGATCTACTTGGACAAGCACAACAAATCAGCGAATTGGTTATCTATTTAACGCTTTTGGCGTATTACAGTTAG
- the cobO gene encoding cob(I)yrinic acid a,c-diamide adenosyltransferase → MSDKEQIKKEKHQQRQQKLKESIDAKVAKATKEQGVFMVITGNGKGKSTAGFGTVLRNVGHGQKAAVVQFIKGQWPCGERNVLEKLGVKFCVMGTGFTWNTQDRELDTQAAQAAWQDAKAMLADESLDLVLLDELTYMVSYHYIDVEEVVAAIKNRPPMQHVIITGRACHRALLDIADTISEVKPTRHAFDNGVKARIGFDY, encoded by the coding sequence ATGAGTGATAAAGAACAGATTAAAAAAGAAAAACACCAACAGCGCCAACAAAAACTCAAAGAAAGCATTGACGCTAAAGTGGCCAAAGCCACCAAAGAGCAAGGAGTATTTATGGTCATTACCGGTAACGGTAAAGGCAAAAGTACCGCTGGTTTCGGCACAGTTTTACGCAACGTTGGCCACGGTCAAAAAGCCGCTGTAGTCCAGTTCATTAAAGGTCAATGGCCTTGTGGTGAACGCAATGTATTAGAAAAACTCGGCGTTAAATTTTGTGTCATGGGCACAGGCTTTACTTGGAATACCCAAGATCGCGAACTCGATACCCAAGCGGCACAAGCAGCATGGCAAGATGCTAAAGCTATGCTCGCCGACGAATCGTTAGATTTAGTATTACTCGACGAGCTAACCTATATGGTGAGCTATCACTATATTGATGTTGAAGAAGTGGTAGCAGCCATTAAAAATCGTCCACCGATGCAACACGTCATTATCACAGGCCGCGCTTGTCACAGAGCACTGCTTGACATTGCAGACACAATCAGTGAAGTAAAACCTACAAGACACGCTTTTGATAACGGCGTTAAAGCGAGGATTGGTTTTGATTACTAG